The following are encoded in a window of Flavobacterium psychrotrophum genomic DNA:
- a CDS encoding TIGR01777 family oxidoreductase, producing the protein MKVLITGATGLVGTELVSMLLKGGYHVNYLTTSKNKVQHDEKYNGYLWNPDKGEIDPHCIDGVGTIIHLAGASIGKRWTSKYKQEILQSRILTTNVLHSLLKNTQNSVHEFVSASAIGIYPSSTDTVYTEDSTERDSSFLGTVVQKWEAAADEIAKLGIRVAKIRTGLVLSGKSGVLKEMAAPARFGLGAAFGSGTQMQSWIHLTDLAGIYYYALKNELEGVYNAAAPHPVTQNELVKTLARVLGKPYFMPNIPKFVMEAVLGEMSTLLFDSQNVSARKIINEGYQFKFLSLEKAIEDALK; encoded by the coding sequence ATGAAAGTTTTAATTACCGGTGCCACGGGGCTGGTGGGTACAGAGCTGGTGTCTATGCTCCTTAAGGGTGGCTACCATGTTAACTACCTTACCACGTCTAAAAATAAGGTGCAGCACGATGAAAAATACAACGGGTATTTATGGAACCCCGATAAGGGAGAAATAGATCCGCATTGTATAGACGGCGTGGGTACTATAATTCACCTTGCGGGTGCTTCTATAGGCAAACGATGGACGTCAAAATATAAGCAGGAAATACTGCAAAGCCGTATACTTACTACAAATGTTTTGCACAGTCTTTTAAAGAACACACAAAACAGCGTGCACGAATTTGTGTCGGCAAGTGCCATAGGTATCTATCCGTCAAGTACAGATACCGTATATACCGAAGATAGTACAGAGCGCGACAGTTCTTTCCTGGGCACCGTTGTGCAAAAGTGGGAAGCCGCTGCCGATGAGATAGCTAAACTGGGCATTCGTGTAGCTAAAATTCGCACGGGGCTGGTGCTTAGTGGCAAAAGCGGTGTGCTTAAAGAAATGGCTGCACCGGCAAGGTTTGGCCTTGGGGCGGCTTTTGGCAGTGGGACACAAATGCAATCGTGGATTCACCTTACAGATCTTGCAGGTATTTATTATTATGCCCTTAAAAACGAACTAGAAGGGGTTTATAATGCCGCTGCACCGCATCCGGTAACCCAAAATGAGCTGGTTAAAACCCTGGCCCGTGTACTTGGCAAGCCTTATTTTATGCCAAACATTCCTAAGTTTGTAATGGAAGCCGTTTTGGGCGAAATGAGCACCTTGCTTTTTGACAGCCAGAATGTAAGTGCCCGTAAAATAATAAATGAGGGCTACCAGTTTAAATTCTTGTCGCTTGAAAAAGCGATTGAAGATGCGCTTAAGTAA
- the dnaJ gene encoding molecular chaperone DnaJ: MAKRDYYEVLGIDRGASADQIKKAYRKKAIEHHPDKNPGDKSAEEKFKEAAEAYEILSDASKKARYDQYGHGAFEGGGGGGGFHGGGMNMDDIFSQFGDIFGGAFGGGGGFGGFGGGGGQRRVKGSNLRIKVKLTLEEVANGVEKKVKVKRKVQAKGVQYRTCPTCNGAGQVMKITNTILGRMQTASTCHSCGGSGQIIESKPANADAQGMVMEDETVSIKIPAGVADGMQLKVSGKGNDAPGGNSIPGDLIVAIEEVEHDTLKREGENLHLDLYISFAEAALGTSQDIETVTGKVRIKLEEGIQSGKILRLKGKGLPSLNSYGNGDLLIHVNVWTPKTLNKEQRQFFEKALTDDNFRPNPEKSDKSFFEKVKDMFS, encoded by the coding sequence ATGGCAAAGAGAGATTATTATGAAGTACTGGGCATTGACAGAGGTGCATCAGCAGATCAGATAAAAAAAGCATACCGTAAAAAAGCAATAGAACACCACCCTGACAAAAATCCGGGCGATAAATCTGCCGAAGAAAAATTTAAAGAAGCAGCCGAAGCATACGAAATACTTAGCGATGCTAGTAAAAAAGCACGTTATGACCAGTACGGCCACGGCGCCTTTGAAGGCGGTGGTGGCGGTGGAGGTTTCCATGGCGGTGGCATGAACATGGATGATATTTTCAGCCAGTTTGGCGATATCTTTGGCGGTGCTTTTGGCGGCGGCGGAGGTTTTGGTGGTTTTGGCGGTGGCGGTGGCCAGCGTCGTGTAAAAGGCAGCAACCTGCGTATAAAAGTTAAACTTACCCTTGAGGAAGTTGCTAACGGCGTAGAAAAGAAAGTTAAGGTAAAACGCAAAGTTCAGGCTAAAGGCGTACAGTACAGAACGTGTCCTACCTGTAATGGTGCAGGACAGGTAATGAAAATTACCAATACAATCCTGGGTCGTATGCAAACGGCATCTACCTGCCATAGCTGTGGCGGTTCTGGCCAGATCATAGAAAGCAAGCCGGCTAATGCCGATGCTCAGGGTATGGTGATGGAAGACGAAACTGTAAGCATAAAAATACCTGCCGGCGTAGCCGATGGCATGCAGCTAAAAGTAAGCGGTAAGGGTAATGATGCACCGGGTGGCAACAGCATACCGGGCGACCTTATTGTGGCAATAGAAGAGGTAGAGCATGATACACTTAAGCGTGAAGGCGAAAACCTGCACCTGGATTTGTATATAAGCTTTGCTGAAGCTGCACTGGGTACCTCTCAGGATATTGAAACGGTAACCGGAAAGGTGCGCATTAAACTTGAAGAAGGCATACAAAGCGGTAAGATACTAAGGCTTAAAGGTAAAGGATTACCAAGCCTTAACAGCTATGGTAACGGCGATTTGCTTATTCATGTAAATGTATGGACGCCAAAAACGCTTAACAAAGAGCAACGTCAGTTTTTTGAGAAAGCTCTTACAGACGACAATTTCAGGCCAAATCCTGAAAAGAGCGACAAATCTTTTTTTGAAAAAGTTAAAGATATGTTTTCGTAA
- a CDS encoding nucleotide exchange factor GrpE, with protein sequence MSREQSENAEKELKQDELVNETEQTADQTAEEGLPSAENLSEEEQLREDLAAEKDKFLRLFAEFENYKKRTSKERIDLFKTANQEVLQAMLPVLDDFDRALVQISKSEDEVLLKGVELIHNKLKDTLTSKGLEQVELKAGDAFDADFAEAITQIPAPTPKLKGKIVDVVEKGYKLGDKIIRFPKVVLGN encoded by the coding sequence ATGAGCCGAGAGCAATCTGAAAACGCCGAGAAAGAGCTAAAACAGGACGAATTAGTAAATGAAACTGAGCAAACTGCTGACCAAACGGCAGAGGAGGGGCTACCTTCTGCAGAAAACCTATCGGAAGAAGAACAGTTAAGGGAAGACCTTGCTGCCGAAAAAGACAAATTCCTGCGCCTTTTTGCAGAGTTTGAAAACTATAAAAAACGTACCTCTAAAGAGCGTATCGACCTGTTTAAAACAGCAAACCAGGAAGTGCTGCAAGCCATGCTGCCTGTACTTGACGATTTTGACCGTGCCCTTGTGCAAATAAGCAAGAGCGAAGATGAGGTATTGCTTAAAGGTGTAGAACTGATACACAATAAACTTAAAGATACCCTTACATCTAAGGGGCTGGAGCAGGTAGAACTTAAAGCCGGAGATGCTTTTGATGCCGATTTTGCCGAAGCAATTACACAAATACCTGCACCTACACCTAAGCTTAAAGGTAAAATTGTAGATGTGGTGGAGAAAGGATATAAGCTGGGAGACAAAATTATCCGTTTCCCTAAGGTAGTACTGGGTAATTAA